In the Schaalia hyovaginalis genome, CCGTCGCGCCCGGCAGATCAACTCGTACAATCTCCAGCTCGAGCAGAACATGATCCAGTACGTCGGGCCGGTCGTCGAGACCGAGCCCGATGAGAAGCCGCTGGCCATCGCCCTGCGCGAGATCAACGAGGGCCTGCTCACGCTCGAAGCCTCGTCAAAGGCCTGAGACATGACCGCCTCGATCGTCGTCGGGGTCGGAGCCGGAATCGCCGCCTACAAGGCGGCGATTCTTGTACGCGAGCTCATCCGCTCCGGCGCGCGGGTCGATGTCGTGCCGACCCCCCGCTCCCTCGAATTCGTCGGCAAGGCGACATGGGAGGGGCTCACCGGGCGCCCCGTCCACGTGGGCGTCTTCGACCACCCCGGATCCGACCACGTCGAGCTCGCCCGGCGCGCCGACCTCGTCGTGGTGGCCCCCGCGACCGCCGACCTCATGGCCCGGGTCCGGGCAGGCATCGCGGACGACCTCCTCACGACCACGATCCTCGCGGCCTCATGCCCCGTGCTCCTCGCTCCCGCGATGCACTCGGCGATGTGGACGAATCCGGCGACGCAGGACAACGTCCGCGAGTTGCGCGCCCGAGGATTCACGGTCATCGAGCCCGAGGTCGGCGCCCTCGGCTCGGGGGATTCGGGCATCGGGCGCCTTCCGGATCCCTCCGACATCGCCGCGCGCGCCTTCGAATGCCTGGGCGGCGGCGAGCGGCGCCTCGCGGGCAGACGGATCCTCGTCTCCGCAGGGGGGACCCGCGAGCCCGTCGATCCCGTCCGCTTCATCGGGAACCGCTCCTCCGGGCGGCAGGGGATCGAGATCGCGAGGGCCGCTGCGGACGAGGGCGCCGATGTCGTCCTCGTCGCGGCCAACATCGAGGAGGCCCTGCTCGCGCCCCTGGCGAGACGGATGCGGATCATCGACGCCCCGACCGCAGCCGACGTCGAAGCGGCCGTTCTGGGCGGACTGGCGGACCTCGACGCGGTGGTGATGACCGCCGCAGTCGCCGACTTCCGGCCGGTCAGCGTCGAGACGGCGAAGATCAAGAAGGACCCGGACTCCTCGGAGGCGCCGACGCTCGTCCTCGAACGGACCGTCGACGTCCTCAAAGCCGTGTGCGATTCCGATTCCCGCCCCGCGCTCGTCGTCGGCTTCGCGGCCGAAACGGGTACCCGGGAGCAGGTCGAGGCCTTCGGAAGGGACAAGGCGCGCCGCAAGGGCGCCGATCTCCTCGCGGTGAACCGGGTGGGCGAGGGCCTCGGATTCGGGGACGTGGACAACGAGGTCCTCCTGCTTGATTCGGCAGGGCGGCGCCTGGGCGGCGAGAGCGGATCGAAGGCGGAGGTCGCCCGCTTCCTCGTCGGCATGATCGCGAAGAGACTCGATAGGATGGCCCAATGACATCTGCGCTCCAGCTTTTCACGTCCGAATCCGTCACCGAGGGCCACCCCGACAAGGTGTGCGATCGCATTTCGGATGCGATCCTCGACTCCCTCCTCGAGAAGGACCCCGCTTCGAGGGTCGCGATCGAGACGATGGTGACGACGGGGCTCGTCCACGTCGCCGGCGAGGTGACGACCGAGGCCTATGTGGAGATCCCCCAGATCGTCCGCGACGAGATCCTCAAGATCGGGTACGACTCATCGAGGATGGGATTCGACGGCGCGTCGTGCGGCATTTCGGTCTCCCTCGATTCGCAGAGCCCGGACATCGCCGGCGGCGTGGACAACGCGCTCGAGGCCCGCGAGGGGTCGGCGCGCGACGAGCGCGACGCCCAGGGCGCGGGTGATCAGGGCATCATGTTCGGCTACGCCTGCGACGACACGCCGGATCTCATGCCCGCGCCGATCTGGCTGTCGCATCGCCTCGCCAAGCGCCTCGCCGAGGTCCGCCACTCGGGCTTCGCGCGGGGATTGCGCCCGGACGGCAAGACCCAGGTGACTCTCGCCTACGAGGGCGATCGGCCCGTCGGCATCGACACCGTCCTCGTCTCGTCCCAGCATGACGAGTCCCTGGGCCGGGCGGAGCTCACGGACCTCATCGAGTCGCTCGTGGTGGCCCCCGTGCTCGAAGAGAGCGGGCTCGACCTCGACACCTCGGCGATGAAGCTCCTCGTCAATCCTTCGGGGCGCTTCGTCATTGGGGGCCCCGCGGGCGATGCGGGCCTGACGGGCCGGAAGATCATCGTCGACACCTACGGCGGCATGGCGCGCCACGGCGGGGGGGCCTTCTCCGGGAAGGACCCGTCGAAGGTCGACCGCTCGGCGGCCTACGCCGCCCGGTGGATCGCCAAGAACGTGGTCGCCGCCGGTCTTGCGAAGCGCTGCGAGCTTCAGCTCGCCTACGCGATCGGACGCGCGAATCCCGTGGGGCTGTACGTCCAGACCTTCGGCACGGGCGCCGTCGAGGACGCCCGGATCGGGGCGGCCATCCGCGAGGTCTTCGACCTGCGTCCCGCGGGGATGATCGCCGACCTCGACCTCCTGCGCCCGATCTACGCCGAGACCTCCGCGTACGGCCACTTCGGCCGTCCGGGTTTCCCCTGGGAGGAGACGAACCGCGTGGAGGCCCTGAAAGCGGTGGTGTCATGAACGCGCCCGACGAGGGCTTCGACCTGCGCTGGCGGCGACGGACGAGCCTGGAGATGGCGGTCTCGGGCGCGATCGGCCTGATCGCCTCCTTCGTGCTGTCGATCGAGGCCTGGCAGCTCGCCAAGGACGCCTCGGCGAACTTCGCCTGCGATGTCTCCTCCGTCCTGTCCTGCTCGACGGTCGCGCTGACGCCGCAGGCCCACGTGCTCGGCTTCCCCAACGCCTTCCTGGGGATCCTCTTCGAGGCGGTCGTCCTGGCGATCTCGGTCGCGTTGTTCGCAGGTGTCCGCTTCCCGCGGTGGTACATGCTCGGCGCGAACCTTATGTACCTCATCGCGATCTGCTTCGCCTACTGGTTGTTCCTCCAGTCGTATTTCGTCATCCACGTGCTGTGCCCGTGGTGCCTGCTCATCACGGTGACGACGACGCTCGTGTTCGCAGGGCTGACGAGGATCAACGTCCGGGAGGGCGTCATCGCCTCGTCGCCCGGCGTCCGGCGCTTCGTCGCCCGCGGCTACGACTGGACGATCACGGGACTGCTGCTCTTCATCATCCTCGCGATGCTCGTCGCCGGATACGGGGTCGCTCTCCTCGGCTGAGGACGAAGACGCCCGCGGCTCGTGGTGCAATAGGAGCGTGGACGAGCAGATAGCCCTTGAGGGATTCGCACCGGCGTCGGCGGAAGCGGCGCCGGTGGCGGCCGTGCTCGTCGATATCGATCTGCCCCACCTCGATCGTCCCCTGGATTACTCCGTCCCCGATGCCCTCGCGGGCGAGGTCGAGCCCGGAAGGATCGTCCGGGTGAGCCTCGCCGGCAAGCGCCGCTTCGGCTGGGTCGTGGAGGTGAAGTCCGCTTCGCCTCTCACGGCGCTCGCCCCGATCGAACGCGTGGTCTCGCGCGCCCCGGTGCTCACGCCCGGGCTCATCGATGTCGCGCGCAGGATCGCGCAGCGCAATCTCGCCACTTTGTCGCAGACGCTGTCCCTGGCGATCCCCGTCCGCCACGCGACAACGGAGAAGGACGTGCTGGCCTCGCCGCTTCCGGCGCTCGCCGCCTGCAGGGCGCCCGATGCGGCGCCCTGGCAGGGCGTTGCGGCGGCTCCGGCCCTCCTCGAGCGCATCGGTGCGGGACGGGTCCCCCGCGCGGTCTGGACCGCTCTCGGCCCGAAGCGGGACGCGCGCATCGTCGAGCTGGTCGCCGCAGCCGCCCATGCCGGGCGGGGCGTCCTCCTCATCGCCCCCACTTCGGCCCAGGCGCGGGCGATGGCGGAGCTCCTCACCCGGAGCCTCGGCGCCGAGGTCCGCCTCATCGACTCCGAATCGACCCCGGCCCACCGGTACCGCGTCCACCTCGAGGCCATGAAGGGCTTCACCCGCATCGTCGTCGGCACTCGTTCGGCCGTGTGGACGCCTCTGGCGAACCTCGGCCTCATCCTCGTCTGGGATGACGGGGATGATCGCCTGAGGGAGCAGCGCGCGCCCAGGTGCGACGCCCTCGACGTGGCCGTGGCCAGGTCCCACATCGAAGGATGCGCGCTCGTCGCCGCCGCCTACTCGCGCTCCGTGAAGGCCCAGCGCCTCGTGGAGACGGGCTGGGCGGTGAGCCTCGTCGAAGGCGTCGAGGCCAGGCGCGGGCTCTCGCCGATCGTGCGCGTCGCCGACGAGGTCGACGCCGAGGCCCAGGGGCCGGCCGGGGCGATGCGGATCTCCCCGTGGGCGCTGCGGACGATCCGTGAGGGGCTCGCATCGGGGCCGGTGCTCGTCCAGGTCGGGGCCTCCGGGTACGTGCCCGTCGTCTCCTGCGACAGGTGCCGCGCGATCGCCCATTGCCTGTACTGCTCGGGACCGGTGTCCAAGACCTCCGACTCGCATTTCGCATGCGCGTGGTGCTCGCGGCCCATGGCCGATTGGCGCTGCCCGAAGTGCTCGGGCACCCGGCTGCGCCATACGCGCGTGGGTTCGGAGCGCACCGCCGAGGAGATCGCCCGGGCGATGCCCACGGCATCGGTCCTCGCTTCGTCTTCGACGCACGCGATCACGCGGAGGATCCCCGCGGACCCGCAGGTCGTGATCGCCACCGCCGGTGCGGAGCCCGAGGCGAGCGGCGGCTATGCGGCCCTGGTGATCCTCGACGCCCGGGCGATCGCGGGACGGGCCGAGCTCTGGGCCCCGGAAGAGGCGATGCGCCGATGGTTCAACGCCCTCGCCCTCGTCCGGCCGGGCGCTCCCGCCCTCGTCGCCTCCTCCTTGGAAACCGCGATGGCGCAGGCCCTGATCCGTTTCGACCCGGTGGACTACGCTCAGCGCCTCCTCGACGAACGCACGGCGCTGGGGTACTTCCCCGCGAAGACGCTCATCGCCATCGACGGGCCCGGCCCGGATGTCGCGGCGGTGGCGCAGGCCGCCCAGTCCGAGGTGATCGGCACGATCCCGATCGGATCCGACGATGAACGGGCGCCGAGGGCGAGGGCGCTCGTCCGCTGCGATCACGCCGACTCCGCGAAGGTCTTCGCGAACATCTGGGCCGTCATGCAGCATCGCTCCTCCAAGCGCCTGCCGCCCCTCCGCCTCACCGTGAATCCGCCCGAGCTCTTCTGAGGGCCGGGGCCCCGCACGGGTAGACTGGTGCGGTGCGCATAGTCTTCGCGGGTACGCCCGCCCCTGCAGTCCCGGTCCTGCGCGGCCTCATCGGATCCGATCATGAGGTCGTCGCCGTTTTGACCCGCCCTCCGGCGAGGAAGGGGCGGGGGCGCGCTCTGTCGCCCTCACCCGTCGGGGAGCTCGCGGCGGAAGCGAGCCTGGAGGTCATCGAGGCCTCGAACTTCAAGGACGCCGAGATCCGCGATCGGGTGCGCCGCCTCGGTGCGGACCTGGGAGTGGTCGTCGCCTACGGCGCCCTTATCCCCGCCGAGGTGCTCGAGATGCCCGCCCACGGGTGGATCAATCTCCACTTCTCCGATCTTCCCCAGTACCGCGGCGCCGCACCGGTTCAATGGGCGATCCTCCGCGGCGAAACCCGCACCGCTTCCTCGGTGTTCCAACTGGAGGCGGGATTGGATTCGGGTCCGGTGTTCTCGCGCCTCCCGGTGGACATCGGCCACGAGACGGCGGGGCAGCTGCTCGATCGCATGGCCGAGCTGGGCGTCGGCCAGGTCCTCGAGGTCGTCGACGCCATCGAGGCAGGGAGCGCTGTGGCCGTGCCCCAGGACGAGGGGGAGGGGCTCATCCACGCCCGGAGGCTCTCCGTGCAGGACGGGTTCATCGATTTCCTCTCATCGGCCGCCGAGGTCGATCGGCGGATCCGGGCGCTGTCGCCCAACCCGGGCGCATGGACCGTCCTTCCCGACGGCAAGCGCCTCAAGCTCGGCGCGGTGACGGTGAGCGATGAGGACGGTCCTGAACCGGGGATCGTGGAAGCGGCGAAGCGATGCGTGAGGGTCGGCTGCGGCATCGGCTCCGTTGAACTGGGCCGGGTCGCCCCTGCCGGCAAGGGGTGGATGGAGGCGAGCGCATGGGCTCGCGGGGCCCGCCTCGCGCCGGGCGCGCGGCTCGGCCGAGGGGAGGGGTCCTGATGGCGACCCATCGCTACAAGGACGGCTACAGGGCGCTGTCGAAGGTCGACGGCGCTCGGCGCATCGCCTTCGACGTCCTCATGCAGGTCTATTCCGAAGACGCCTACGCCAATCTCGCCCTCGCGAAGGCCCTGCGGCGCGCCCGCGCGGATGAGCGCCTCGACTCACGCGATGCGGGGCTCGCATCCGAGCTCGTCAACGGCACCTTGCGGGCCCAGGGGCGCCTCGATTGGGCGCTGTCTCGCCACCTGTCGCGGCCGATGGCCGACCTGGATCTCGAAGTCCGGGTCCTCCTGCGCATGGGCGCGCATCAGATCCTGGACATGCGCGTCCCCGACCACGCGGCGGTCTCGACGACGGTCGACATCGCCCGTCACGTCCTCACCGACGGCCCGACGCGCATGGTGAACGCCGTGCTCCGTTCGCTCACGCGGATGGCGCCCGGAGAACTCGACGAGGCGCTCGAAGGGATCGCGGACCCGATCGAGCGCGCCGCGATCACCCATTCCCATCCCGCATGGATGGTCCGCGAATTCACCAGGGCGCTCGATGCTCACGGCTATCCGGGCGAGGAACTCGAGCCGCTGCTGGCGGGGGACAACGAACCCCCGCTCGTGACGCTCGTCGCCCGGCCCGGCCTCATAGGGGCGCAGGAGCTCGCCGATGAGGCGGCCGATGTCCTCGGGACCCGGGTCGCGCCGGGCTCCTTCAGCGAGTACGCCGTGCACATCGAGCACGGGGATCCCGCCGCCCTCACCGCGATCCGTACGGGGCTCGCGGGGGTTCAGGACGAGGGCTCCCAGCTCGCCGCGATCCTGCTCGCGGGAGCCGGGCTCACAGGCCCCGATGCCTCCTGGCTCGACCTGTGCGCCGGCCCCGGGGGCAAGGCGAGCCTCCTCGCAGCACTGGCCGGCCCCAGGGGCGCTGCGCTCACGGCGAACGAGGTGCACCCGCACCGGGCCCGGCTGGTCGAGCGCGCCTGCCGCGCCTTCGACAACGTCGACGTCGTCTCCGCCGACGGAAGGACTTTCGGCGGGCCGAAGACGCCGTGGCCGTTGGCCTCCTTCGACCGGATCATGGTCGACGCCCCCTGCACCGGCATGGGGTCGATGCGCCGCCGCCCGGAGTCCCGGTGGCGCCGCAAGCCGGAGGATCTTCAGGATCTCCTCCCACTCCAAGCGGCATTGGCCGCACGGGGCGCCGAGCTCTTGCGACCCGGGGGAGTGCTCGCCTACGTCACCTGTTCGCCCCAGGTCGATGAGACCCTCGGGCAGGTGGAGCGCCTTCTCGACAGGGGCGACCTCGAGCTGCTCGACGCGGTGGCCTTGGCGGAGTCGCTCGTCCCCGAATCGCTCGGAGTCCCCGAGGGCGCAGGGACGGTCGGCGCTTCGAAGGGGCGGGTGCTCCAGCTCTGGGAGCACCGGATGGGCACCGACCTCATGTTCATCTCCCTGTTCAGGCGTCGATGAACGGCGTTTCGCGGGTCCGGAACCGATAGCATGGGCGCATGAACGCGACGATCTCACCTTCGATCCTCAACTGCGACATCGGCGACCTGCGCGGGGAGCTCGAGAAGATCTCCGGGGCGGACGTCGCCCACGTCGACGTGATGGACAACCACTTCGTGCCGAACCTGTCATGGGGTCTGCCGGTCGTCGAAGCGGTCGTGAAGTCGGGCGTCCTCCCCGTCGATGCGCACCTCATGATCGAGGACCCCGATCGCTGGGCGCCCCTGTACGCGGAGGCGGGATGCGCCTCGGTGACCTTCCACGCGGAGGCCGCGCACGCGCCGCTCCGCCTGGCCCGGGAGCTGCACCGCATCGGCTCCAAGGTGGGGCTCGGCCTCAAGCCCGCGACCGATATCGCGCCCTTCGTCGACATCCTCTCCGAGTTCGACATGATCCTCGTGATGACGGTCGAACCGGGATTCGGCGGTCAGTCCTTCATCGAGTCGATGCTGCCGAAGGTGCGCCGCACCCGGGAGGCGGCGCGCGCCGCGGGACTGGAGCTGTCCATTCAGGTCGACGGCGGCGTGTCGAGGGCCACGATCGAGCGGGCGGCCGAGGCCGGCGCGGACAATTTCGTAGCGGGATCGGCGGTCTTCAAGGCCGAGGACGCCTACGCCGAGGTCGAGGTGCTTCGCGCCCTGGCGAACGCGCACATGCACTGAGCCCCCGGCGCGGCGCGCCGTTCGTGAGGGGCGGTTCGCCCTCCGCCGCGCGCAGTGGCATGATAGGAGCGGCTCCGGGGTCGGTGAAAGTCCGAGCCGGCGGTGACAGTCCGCGACCCATCTGCCAGCAGATGGTTGAATCGGTGGAATTCCGATACCGACGGTGAAAGTCCGGATGGGAGGAGCAACGGGTGCGCCTCGGCGCACCCGTGCCGTGCGCACCCCGGTGCCGGAAGGACCGCTGTGGCACGCAGACATCGCCCGACGCGTCGCGCGAGCGTCATTGCGCCCATTGCGCTCCTCGTCTTCGCACTCCTCGCATGGTGGGCGACGACGAGTCTTTCCGGCATCGAAGCGTGGCGCCTGCCGAGTCCCGGCGGCACCTGGGCGCGCCTGGTCACAATGGCCTCGTCCGCCTCGCTGTGGTCGAAGACCGCGGTGACGGCCGGCGAAGCGCTATCGGGTTCGCTGCTCGGCGCCCTCGTCGCCCTTCCCCTCGCGTATCTCATCTACCGCTCGCCCCTCGTATCGGCGGCGGTCGAGCCCTTCCTCGGCGCCACTCAAGCGCTTCCGGCGATCGCCCTCGCGCCGCTCCTCGTTCTGTGGATCGGCTACGGGCCCGCTTCGATCACGGTGCTCTGCGCACTCATCGTCTTCTTCCCGATCCTCGTCTCGACTTCCGTCGGCCTTCGTCATCTCGACCCGGAGATCCTCGAAGCCGCGGAGCTCGATGGCGCTTCGGGGCTGACGATGGTGTTCGGCATCGAGTTCCCGCTCGCCGCCCCTTCGATCCTCGGCGGCATCCGCAACGGCTTCACCCTGTCGGTGACCGGTGCGGTGGTCGGCGAGATGGTGATGGGCGGGGCGGGCCTCGGCCAGGTCCTCACGCAGGCCCGGGCCGCGGTCGACACGGCGGGGATGTTCGTGATCATTGGGATCCTGTGCCTGCTCGCGACGATCGTGTACGTCGTGATCTACCGGATCGAGCGCTCGCACAAGTACACCCTCGCTCAGTGAAGGAGCCCTCATGACGCACTCCATGCCCCGTCTCGCCGCCCTCGCGGCGTGCTCCGCCCTCGTCCTCGCGGCGTGCGGCGGGCAGACTGCGCCCGACGCCTCGCAGTCCGCGGCCGCCGACGCGGCCCCCCTGGTCCTCGGCCTCACCTACATCCCCAACGTCCAGTTCGCACCCGCCTACATCGCTGCGGATGACGGATTCTTCACCGAACGCGGCATCGATGCGACCATCCGCCACCACGGCGCGGACGAGGGGCTCTTCACGGCGCTCGTCGCGGGCGACGAGGACGTGGTCATCGCCTCGGGCGACGAGGCGGTCGTGGGCGCGGCCTCCGGGATGGATCTCGTCTCGATCGGCGCCTACTACCGCTCGTACCCCGGCGTCGTCATCGTCCCCTCGGGCTCGGATGTCACGGAGCTGGCCGACCTCAAGGGCAAGACGATCGGGATCCCGGGCGAGTACGGCTCGAACTGGTACGCCACTCTCGCCGCCCTCAACGAGGCCGGGCTCTCGACTGAGGACGTGACCATCGCGTCGATCGGATACACCCAGCAGGCGGCGATCGCCGCCGGGCAGGTCGATGCCGTCGTCGGATTCACGAACAACGACCTCGTTCAGATGGAGCGCGCCGGTCTGAACGTCCATTCGATCCCGCTGGGATCCGATGTCCCCCTCGTCGGCGCCTCGATCATCACGACACGGGCGTGGGCCGAGGCCAACCCCGGGCTCGCGAAGCAGGCGGTCGCGGCGATCGCCGCCGGCGTCGACGCCGCGATCTCCTTCCCGGATCACGCCTTGGAGGTGACCGCCCTAAGGGACGACACCCTGTCGGATGCGGCGACCCTGCAGACGGCGAAGTCCGTGCTGGATGCGACGATCCCCCTGTGGCGGGGCGATGACGGTGCGCCGACCCCCGTTCAGGACACCGGCACCTGGACGAAGATGGTCTCCTTCCTCGGGACGATCCCCGGTCTGCTCCAGGGGGGCGTCGATCCCGCCGCGGTGGTGACGAACGACTATGCGGGTGGCGAGTAGCCCCGTTCCGAGTTTCGGCGCGCCGGGGCGGCGGAGTGCGCCCTGCCTCTAGAGTGGGCCCGTGACTACATTCGAGAACCTCTTCGCCGAACTGTCCGAGAAGGCCCAGACCCGCCCCGAGGGTTCCGGGACCGTTGCCGAACTCGACAAGGGCGTCCATGCGATCGGGAAGAAGATCATCGAGGAGGCCGGCGAGGTCTGGATGGCCGCGGAGTACGAGAGCCTCGACGACTGCGCCCTGGAGATCTCCCAGCTCCTCTACCACGCCCAGGTCATGATGATCGCCAAGGGGCTCACGCTCGACGACGTCTACCGTCACCTCTGAGGAAACCATGCTGCGCATTGCCGTCCCCAACAAGGGGTCACTGTCCGAACCCGCCATCGAGCTCCTCGCAGAAGCGGGGTACCGCACGCGTCGGCGGGGCCGCGAACTCGTCCTCACCGACGCGGTCAACGATGTGGAGCTGTTCTTCCTGCGTCCGCGCGACATCGCGGTGTACGTGGGGAGCGGCTCAATCCACGCCGGGATCACGGGACGGGATCTCCTGCTCGATTCGGCGACGCGCGCGGTCGAGCACCGGGCGCTCGGATTCGCCCGCTCGACCTTCCGATTCGCCGCGCCGATCGGGTGGATCGGCGATCTTCGCGAGATCGCGGGGAAGCGGGTCGGTGCCTCCTACGATCACCTCGTTCGCTCCTACCTGGAGTCGAAGGGGATCGAGGCCGAGGTCGTGCACCTCGACGGGGCCGTCGAGTCCTCGGTGCGCCTGGGCGTGGCCGACCTCATCGCGGATGTCGTCGAGACCGGTTCGACGCTGAGGGCGGCGGGCCTCGAGGTCTTCGGCGATCCGATCCTCGAATCCGAGGCGGTCCTCATCACCCGTGAGGAGCTGCGCGACGACCCGGCCCTGGCGACCCTGGACCGCAGGCTCCAGGGCGTGCAGGTCGCGCGCTCCTACGTGATCGTCGACTTCAACGTCCGCGAGCAGGACCTGGAGAAGACGATCGCGATCGCGCCCGGTTTCGATTCGCCAACCATCAGCCCGCTCCTCGATTCGGAGTGGCGCGCGGTGCGCGTCATGGTCGAGGTCGAGGGGATCAATCTCGTGCTCGACCGTCTCCATGAGGCCGGCGCGCGCGGGATCATCGTCACCGAGCTCAAGGCATCCCGACTCTGATCGGCGCCGGTGCCGCCTCCGGGTCGTAGGCTTGGCCCGTGAAGGAGAACGTTTCAACGAGCACCCGGGTCCTCGGGCTCCTCATCGAGCTCCTCGGTGCCGAGCGCCCGAGGAGCAAACGGAGGCTGAGGGAGCTGCCGGGCTATCGCGGTCTGAGCGGCGCCGCTTTCGAGTCGCAGTTCCAAAGGGACAAGTCGGCGTTGCGCGATGCGGGCATCCTCGTCGAACTCGTCGGCGGCGGGGACGACGCCTACACGATCTCCTCCGATTCCTTCGCGTCGGCGCCGGTCGCCCTCGATGATCTCGATGGGGCGCTCGTCCAGCTCGCTGTGTCGGCCTGGAACCCGCGCGAGGCGGATCCTTCACTCATCGATCCGAAGATCGCGGCCCTTTCCACGGGCGCTTCTCCAGCGGCGGGGCGCCTCACCCTCGGGCTCGAGGGTGCGGAGACGGTCGCCCGAATCGTCGAGGCGATCGCGGATCGGCGGATCGTGTCCTTCGAGTACCGTTCGGTGAACGGCGCTTTCGCCCGAGCGGTCGAGCCCTGGCGACTGGTCGTTAGAGGGCGGGCCCTGTACCTGTGGGGGGCGGATCTCGATCGTGAGGGCCAACGCCTGTTCAGGCTGTCGCGATTCGATTCGCCCGTCGAGTTCCTGGGAGAGCCCGGCGATGCCGGGCCCGTCCCGGAGGACCTCGCGGCTCCTTTCGAGGCGCAGCTCATCGCCCCGCTGCTGCTCGTCCGGGAGACAGCGGCGGCCGGGATCCGGCGCTTCATCGATGAGGGCGATGGGCTCCGCGACGGGAAGTGGCGCGAGGCCCGGGGAGAGCCGGGGGAGAGGGGAGAGTGGGTGTCCCGCATTCTCAGCGAGGTCGAGGACGTGGTCGTCCTCGAACCTGAGGACTTGCGCGAGGAGATTCTCGAGCGTCTTCGCGTCGCGGAGTCGTGGGGTGGTGCCAATGCCTGAGGTCGTCCCCGTCGCGATCGCGCGTCTGCTGTCCCTCCTCGCCTGGATCGGGGAGCATCCCGGTGCCGATGTGGCGGACGCCGCCGCGCGCTTCCAGCGTTCCAAGCGCCAGATCCGGCGCGATATCGAGGCACTCGGCTCAGTGGGTGATTCTCTTCCTGGAGCGTCCTTCGAGATCGATTGGGATCTTTACGAGGTCGAGGATCGTCTCCGGATCCACTCCACGATGGGCGTGGACCTGCCGCCGCGCCTGACCGCGAAGGAGGCCTCGGCGATCCTGGTGGGGCTGGCCGCCCTCGCGCCCAGTCTGGGCGCGGAGCTGAGGGCCCGGATCCCTCGGACGGCGCTCGCCGTGCGCGCCCTGGCGGGTGCGGGCGTCCCCGATCCGCTCGTGATCGCGGAGGAGGGCGCCGACGTCCGGGTGCGTCTGGACCTTCTCGCCCGGGCGATCGGCGGCGCGATCCCGGTGGCCTTCACCTACGCGCGCGATGGCGCTCCCGCGAAGCGCAGGGAGGTGGAGCCCTGGGATGCGCGTCTCGACGGGGGAGAGTGGATTCTCCGTGGATGGTGCCGTGAATCCGAGGGCGAGAGGAACTTCGCCGTCTCGCGGATGTCGGATCTCGAACTCCTCCCGGGACGGGTCATGCACTCGGCTCCGACCGCGGCGAACGAGGGTGAGACGGTGATCGTGCGGACCACTGCCAGGGGGCGCTGGGTCGGCGAGGAATTCGCGACGGTGAGGACGCGGGAATCCGGCGAGGACATCGAATTGGAAGTCCCCGTATGGAACGAGGGATGGTTCGACTCCCTGCTGCTCGACCTCGCCCCCTGCGTCATCGAGGCGCCCGCGGATGCGAAGGCGCGCAGCGCCGCTCGGGCGCGCAGGGCCCTTCGGGCCTGGGAAGAGGCGACTGCGGGGGAGGGGCGATGAGTCCGAAGCGGAGGCGCTCCCGTGAAGCGCCGGTCGACGCGGATGATGAGGCGCCGAGCGCGGCCGAGCGCATGGCCCTCTTCAAGGCCGCGATGAGGCAGGAGAAGACGCATCGGGCCGAGTACGTGCGCGGGCTCTCCTTCCTCCCCGATGCCTTCCAGATCGAGGCGATGGATGCCCTCGAGGCGGAGGAGAACGTCCTCGTCGCCGCGCCGACGGGGGCGGGGAAGACCATGATCGGCGAGTTCGCCA is a window encoding:
- a CDS encoding WYL domain-containing protein is translated as MKENVSTSTRVLGLLIELLGAERPRSKRRLRELPGYRGLSGAAFESQFQRDKSALRDAGILVELVGGGDDAYTISSDSFASAPVALDDLDGALVQLAVSAWNPREADPSLIDPKIAALSTGASPAAGRLTLGLEGAETVARIVEAIADRRIVSFEYRSVNGAFARAVEPWRLVVRGRALYLWGADLDREGQRLFRLSRFDSPVEFLGEPGDAGPVPEDLAAPFEAQLIAPLLLVRETAAAGIRRFIDEGDGLRDGKWREARGEPGERGEWVSRILSEVEDVVVLEPEDLREEILERLRVAESWGGANA
- a CDS encoding helix-turn-helix transcriptional regulator; this encodes MPEVVPVAIARLLSLLAWIGEHPGADVADAAARFQRSKRQIRRDIEALGSVGDSLPGASFEIDWDLYEVEDRLRIHSTMGVDLPPRLTAKEASAILVGLAALAPSLGAELRARIPRTALAVRALAGAGVPDPLVIAEEGADVRVRLDLLARAIGGAIPVAFTYARDGAPAKRREVEPWDARLDGGEWILRGWCRESEGERNFAVSRMSDLELLPGRVMHSAPTAANEGETVIVRTTARGRWVGEEFATVRTRESGEDIELEVPVWNEGWFDSLLLDLAPCVIEAPADAKARSAARARRALRAWEEATAGEGR